GCAGCCCCGCGCCGTCGTTGTGGCGGGCCTGTTCGGTGTAGAAGCCCAGGTTGAATCCGACGGAGTCACCCTGCACTTCGTTGCCGTGGTTGATGGGCAGCCACCACTCCATGGCGATGCAGTCCGTCTCGCCAGCCGCGAAGGGCTCGCGGTCCGGGTCGTCGCCCGGGTCGAAGATTTCGTCGAATGCGGTGTCGAGATTCCCGTCGAGCGGAATGCCGTTCCCCTGTTCGAGGCGTTCGAGCGCCTGTCCGAGCGTGCCGATGAAGAAGACCTCTTCGCTGACGACGATAGACTCGACCAGGTCCGTCGACAGGTCCTCCAGATCCTGGAACGCGGCGGTGAAGGAGAAGCCCGGCGAGGCGACCTCGGCTCCGAGGAATTCCGGAAGCGTTCCGTACATGCTGATGGCGTCTTCAGTCATCGCATCCTGTTCGTCGCCGCCGACGAATATGGTCGCGATACGAGTTCCGGCGTCGCGGACGGTGTCGGCGACGAGACCGGTCTCCTCCATCTCCGGCACGGAGACGGTCGCTTCCTCGGTATCGGCGTTGTCGTAGGTGTTGTTACCGCTTTCAGCGGAGAATGCAGCCGTCTCATCGCGCGGCGCGTCATAGTCACCAGCACTGTACTGCTCGTTTTGGTAGTTCGGACCGCCATCGGTGAAGACCACGACAGCCTTTTCGGCCCCCTCACGGGCGTTGGCGTCGTTACGCACGGCCTGATCTGCGATGTCGATGGCCGCGGGCATCGGGGTGTTTCCAGCGAAATCGGCTCCAGTGAGGTCCACAGTCAGGGATTCCGGGTCGGTCAGGCCCTGCAATCCCGTAATCTCGTTGTTGCCGAAGTTGACCGATCCGACCTGCACGTCGTTCCCTGGGAGCTGGTTGACGAACTCGTTAATCCCTTCCATCATCGCGGTCTGTTCATCAGACTCAATCGAGCCCGAGACGTCGACCGCGATCATCAGGTCCAGTTCGCCCTCCAACTCGTCGAGCTGGTTGTCACAGTCGCCGTCGTACCACATCCGGGTGAGGATCTTATCGAGGAGTTCGCCTTCCATCTCCTCGTCGCCCATCGCGTCATCCTCTTCCGGATCCGCAGCTTCTGGCTCTGTGAGTCCGTTCTCGAGGTTCTCGGTAAGTTCACCGGTCAGCCAGACGTAGCCGGGGTTGTCACACAGGTGGAAGCTCAGCGTGACTTCGCCGAAGTCACCTGGCTTGACGTCACTGATGCTGACGAGTGAATCGCCGGGCTTCGTGGTTTGGGGGTTGGGCCCCTCTCCGATGGTCACGCCATCGTCGAACGCCCCGCCAGTCCGGAACGGATGGCTCAGGACGCCGTCGAGGTCGGCGGGGTACTCACAGATGTCGCCCTCGATCTCGTCCTGCTGCCCGTCGTAATCCCCGGCATCGGGCTCCTCACTTTCCACGTCCGGGAAGGCCTCGATCGCCGTTTCCTCCCAGAACGTATCCAGATCGGAGCCTTCCGTGAAGTTCAGTGCGATCGGCCGAACTCGGGTTCGGGAGGCCAGATTGGCCGTTGCAGACATCTGTCGCGGCTCGACCGCCGGGAGGAAGAAGTCCGCTTCCTCCGGGTTGCTGGCGATTTCTACACTCTCCGCACCGCCGTCGTAGTAGTGTTCCTCCCAGTCGACCTTGAGGTCGAGTTCGCCAGCCGTGATCGTATTGTCTTCGAAGCTTTCCGTATCGCTAAACCAGGCTGATGTTCCCAGTCCCGCCCCGGCCGAGGCGGCACCGATTGTACCAAGTGCGGCGAGTGTCTTTCGCCGCGATATCTCGAACGTGTTGTTGTCCTCTGACATTGTACGTACACCCAGGCAGTTTTCCCACCCCGGGTGTCCACTCTCACCTACACCGTGGGAGACCTTTGCAAAGGGCCGGATTACGGGGATAACGAGTGGATATGTGTAGGTTTGAGGAGGATTTACATCGATCCGCCCCCCTAAAAACTGGCCAAAGACGGCTCGATACGAGTCGCTCGTGACATCCTCCTCGCCGTAAACGGAGAGGGAGCAAAGCTCCCTCAGGCAGTCGGGCGTAGTCGTTCGAAAGGCGCGAACGCCTTTCGTGATGACGAGAGAGCTTCGCTCTCTCGAACCACCCGACGACGGCGGGGCTTCCCGTCCCGCAGTTGGGATATTTGCCGGTCTACGACACGGCCTGTTCTCTCGTGGTGAACGTCCCGCTCTCGCGGTCGAACAAGTATGTCGATGGCTGTGCCACACAGCCGTTACTCCTATCCTCACCGTGAGGACTCGGAGTTATCTTCTGGCGCATATTCTCCGCCCCATTGCAATCTGCGTTTCCGACTAACCCGCATGACGAGCAAACGTACAGGTAACGTTCGACACGGTTCGACTTCGTGTCGTCACCACACCGTGAACACGTCTTTGAGGTGTTCCACTCGTTCTCTTTCAGCACCTCGACACCACGTATCTCGCCTTTGTACGCTAGGTACTGGAAGATGCGGTCGAACGCCCACGAGTGTAGCTTCTTGTTGCCTGTCTTGCCCCAGTCGGACTGGCGCACGTCTTTGGGCCAACTCACCGCGAGCGCACCGACACCGGGCTCGACACACTCGGTAATGATGGTATCCGTCAGCGTGTGGTAGAAGTGTGTCTCGCGCTCTGCAAGCTTCCTGCGTGCCCACATCGATTTCTCTGACGGGCCGTTCTCACCTTCGGTGTCGTACTTTGTGCGGGTGAAGTAGTGCTGGTCTTCTTTGAGCGAGTTGCCGGGGTAGAGGACGTATTCGTCGGGGAACGCGACCGTGGCGATGTTCGTGATGCCGAGGTCGATTCCAGCAACGCCGTCGCCTGACGCGTCGGTGGTTTCGAGTTCGACTTTACAGACGAAGTGTAGTTCCCACTCGTCACCGTTCCAGACAGCTCGAACGTTCTGAACTCGGTTGACTTCGGTCAGGTCAACGTCCGGGCGAGTCTGGTACTCACAGAGGATGAAGTCCGACCAGTTTTCTTTGAGGTTCGAGCCTTTCGAGAGTCGGACGCGGTTGTTTTCGGGGTCATGTTTGAAGCCGTCTGCTTCGAACGTGACCGTACTCTTTGGCCGTATATCGCCGTGTTTGCGGTAGCCGGGCGGATTTGCCTCTGGGTCCTTCTGTCGCAGGTCGAACCACGACTGAAAAGCGTCAGAAAGTTCTTCGATGACTTTCTGACTGGATTGTGCGTTCAAGTCTTTCCAGCACGGTTGGTTCTTCATATACACCTTGAGCGTCCCTTCATCTGGGATTTCGCCGGTTTGGTTCCAGATGCGGTCGGTTGTCCAGCGTGCGACGTTCCAGATTTTCGAGGCAGAGTCTCCGAGCGAGTTGAGGCCATCGCAGACCTGTCGCTGGTTCTGGATCGAACCAACGTAGGTGCGCGTGACCTCAATCGCCATACATAGTCTATATAAGAAATCCTACTTGATAGTGTGAATCAGCGTTGAATATCCAGTCTGCCATCGAGCGGTGGATTGTGTTGGCGAGTGACGCGATTCACGCCCGCCGTGAACAGCGTGGCGTCGAAGACGCCACGAGCAGACGGCGCGAAGCGCCGTCGATGGCGGGATTCTCTCGCTGCTTGTAGATGGTCAGGTAGTTACTACTCTTCACTCGTCACCATTCCCGACCCGTCGTTGTGGCGGCACTGCTCGGTGTAGAAGCCCAGGTCGAAGACGGCCCGGTCCGACTGGATTTCGTTGCCGTGATCGACGGGGACCCACCACTCGAAGCCGATGCACTGGGTCGTGGAATTCTCGAAGCACTCGCCGTTCTCCTCCTCCCCATTGTCACCGTTCCCGTTGGAGCCGGTGTACTCGGGATCGACACAGAAGCTAATGTGACTGATGTCCTGGCCGGTCGGCGTTTCAAGCCACTCGTCGGTCTCCCCGCTGCTCAATTCAGCGTCGGCATCGTCGTCGAAGTTGTCGTTTCCGTTGTCGTTGTCGTAGCTGTAGACGTTGCCGCCCTCCGAACCGCCTTTGACGCCGACCTTGCTCATACAGAAGCCATCCTCCGCTTCGTTGAACTCGCCGTCCGGTGAGGAGTCGGTCCGCCACTGGATCGTCTGACCCTCCTGCGTGATCTGGATGTCCCCGTAGGGTGTGGTGTAGACGTCTGTGTTGCCGTCTCCCGGCAGGTCCTCGGACTCGACCTTGATGGCCGATTCGAGCCCGAGTTCCCCACATTTGGGGTTCCCGGAGATCTCGACTTCCTCGCCGTCCACGGTGACCACATCTCCCGTTGTGTGCAGGGTGTCGTATGTGGATTCCGTGCTGCAGGTTCCCGGTCCCACGAGGGGGTTATCGACCTCGCTATCTGATTCCGAATCGACGAACTGGGGCTTCAGCGGGAGGCCAGGCTCGGCGCCGGCGAGCAAGTCCAGCGCGGAGCGCAACGAGAGGTTCTCGAAAATGACCGTCTCCTCGGCGTCCGCCTGGTTGTCACAGTCCTCGTCGTACCAGAGGGACGTTTTGACCACATCGAGGAGTTCGACGACGTCCGCGACCTCGTCCGGGTCCGCCG
This region of Halodesulfurarchaeum sp. HSR-GB genomic DNA includes:
- a CDS encoding SipW-dependent-type signal peptide-containing protein, which translates into the protein MTENEDTNTFEISRRKALAALGTIGAASAGAGLGTSAWFSDTETFQGNTLTAGSLDLKVDWEEHYYDASAGEDLVTWIGAEESVSDGSQAFPMTATGDIRRATVPDGEVPSFMKATAVEANPDSDGDNLVDGGVYDEVNDDTGDPWEVIACEDYPDPDALERPMIEIEDLKPGDFGEVTFSLHLCDNPGYVWMTGELLEADENGVTEPEAADPDEVADVVELLDVVKTSLWYDEDCDNQADAEETVIFENLSLRSALDLLAGAEPGLPLKPQFVDSESDSEVDNPLVGPGTCSTESTYDTLHTTGDVVTVDGEEVEISGNPKCGELGLESAIKVESEDLPGDGNTDVYTTPYGDIQITQEGQTIQWRTDSSPDGEFNEAEDGFCMSKVGVKGGSEGGNVYSYDNDNGNDNFDDDADAELSSGETDEWLETPTGQDISHISFCVDPEYTGSNGNGDNGEEENGECFENSTTQCIGFEWWVPVDHGNEIQSDRAVFDLGFYTEQCRHNDGSGMVTSEE
- a CDS encoding transposase encodes the protein MAIEVTRTYVGSIQNQRQVCDGLNSLGDSASKIWNVARWTTDRIWNQTGEIPDEGTLKVYMKNQPCWKDLNAQSSQKVIEELSDAFQSWFDLRQKDPEANPPGYRKHGDIRPKSTVTFEADGFKHDPENNRVRLSKGSNLKENWSDFILCEYQTRPDVDLTEVNRVQNVRAVWNGDEWELHFVCKVELETTDASGDGVAGIDLGITNIATVAFPDEYVLYPGNSLKEDQHYFTRTKYDTEGENGPSEKSMWARRKLAERETHFYHTLTDTIITECVEPGVGALAVSWPKDVRQSDWGKTGNKKLHSWAFDRIFQYLAYKGEIRGVEVLKENEWNTSKTCSRCGDDTKSNRVERYLYVCSSCGLVGNADCNGAENMRQKITPSPHGEDRSNGCVAQPSTYLFDRESGTFTTREQAVS
- a CDS encoding VWA domain-containing protein, whose amino-acid sequence is MSEDNNTFEISRRKTLAALGTIGAASAGAGLGTSAWFSDTESFEDNTITAGELDLKVDWEEHYYDGGAESVEIASNPEEADFFLPAVEPRQMSATANLASRTRVRPIALNFTEGSDLDTFWEETAIEAFPDVESEEPDAGDYDGQQDEIEGDICEYPADLDGVLSHPFRTGGAFDDGVTIGEGPNPQTTKPGDSLVSISDVKPGDFGEVTLSFHLCDNPGYVWLTGELTENLENGLTEPEAADPEEDDAMGDEEMEGELLDKILTRMWYDGDCDNQLDELEGELDLMIAVDVSGSIESDEQTAMMEGINEFVNQLPGNDVQVGSVNFGNNEITGLQGLTDPESLTVDLTGADFAGNTPMPAAIDIADQAVRNDANAREGAEKAVVVFTDGGPNYQNEQYSAGDYDAPRDETAAFSAESGNNTYDNADTEEATVSVPEMEETGLVADTVRDAGTRIATIFVGGDEQDAMTEDAISMYGTLPEFLGAEVASPGFSFTAAFQDLEDLSTDLVESIVVSEEVFFIGTLGQALERLEQGNGIPLDGNLDTAFDEIFDPGDDPDREPFAAGETDCIAMEWWLPINHGNEVQGDSVGFNLGFYTEQARHNDGAGLPPENTSAPNGTTTVEGNNS